In Bdellovibrionales bacterium, the following proteins share a genomic window:
- a CDS encoding sulfatase-like hydrolase/transferase produces MLKRFVGSRGLLLARLFVMFLIPFTLLRLIFYFAFASDIGSRLELIKAFYLGLKFDTRVLLVLLLIPALGMLIPSLNPFRSKKAQAYWTTYGTFCFAFAMLFYVVDFAYYSYLGLRANATILMFLENPEISAEMVWQTYPVVKIIFGVVSLTILFSWALWKLFQKCDLPHTRGGHRWLQSSVVTVLFLSGIYGKFSAYPLRWSEAYFSTNSFVTSLGMNPIHYFFDTFKDRERPYDLEKVKKYYPIVSKYLGVENPDAEKLNFDRWLIPRPQLPSNTNIVLIIMESFAAHKTGAFGHPLDPTPYFDALSRKGKLFTRYHVPSEGTARSIFTALTGIPDVVSSRTSSRNPLIVDQHILINAFKGYQKFYFLGGSANWGNIRGVIANNIPDMKIFEEGMFKTPSTDVWGISDYQLFNEVHDQLSSLPPDQSFFTVVQTAGFHRPYTIPSDRGEFMTKELGKEDLARYGLVSNDEYNSLRFSDYSLGHFMEIAKKAPYYNNTLFVIIGDHGLPDLDAAHLSEGSRLHHITRFHVPLLFFHPRWDHPEKIDTFATEPDVLVTISSLTGHKTLVRNFGRDLWDPRLKDQRFAFHYVYYRTPPHIALLDNQYYLLAEPNAVQGLYDLSGKTPGQDLRATLKDRDQWMSDLTFGLYETAKYLLYNNPNPLKIGAPNFKNKK; encoded by the coding sequence TGTTTGTGATGTTTCTCATTCCTTTTACCCTTTTGCGTTTGATTTTTTATTTCGCATTTGCCTCTGACATTGGCAGTCGCCTGGAGCTAATCAAAGCCTTTTATCTGGGACTCAAATTTGATACTCGAGTTCTCTTGGTGCTGTTACTGATTCCGGCCCTGGGAATGCTCATTCCATCTCTGAATCCATTCCGCTCTAAGAAGGCCCAAGCTTACTGGACAACTTACGGAACATTTTGCTTTGCATTTGCCATGTTGTTTTATGTTGTTGATTTTGCTTATTACAGCTATCTCGGTTTAAGGGCTAACGCGACCATTCTTATGTTTCTTGAAAATCCGGAGATCAGCGCTGAGATGGTCTGGCAGACATATCCTGTCGTTAAGATAATTTTTGGTGTTGTCAGTTTAACAATCCTCTTTTCGTGGGCCCTATGGAAACTTTTCCAGAAATGCGATTTACCTCACACTCGAGGTGGACACAGGTGGCTTCAAAGCTCTGTTGTGACAGTCCTTTTTTTGAGTGGAATTTACGGCAAATTTTCTGCCTATCCCTTGCGCTGGAGCGAAGCCTATTTCAGCACAAATTCCTTTGTCACCTCTCTTGGAATGAATCCCATACACTATTTCTTTGACACCTTCAAAGATCGAGAAAGACCCTATGATCTCGAAAAAGTAAAAAAATACTATCCGATTGTCTCCAAATACCTGGGTGTCGAGAATCCTGATGCAGAGAAATTGAATTTTGACCGCTGGCTCATTCCCCGTCCTCAATTGCCGTCAAACACCAATATCGTTCTCATTATCATGGAATCTTTTGCCGCCCACAAAACAGGAGCCTTTGGTCATCCTCTCGATCCAACACCTTACTTTGATGCGCTCTCAAGGAAAGGTAAATTGTTCACCCGCTATCATGTCCCTTCGGAAGGAACAGCTCGATCCATATTTACGGCCCTGACGGGAATTCCAGATGTCGTGAGTTCCAGAACTTCAAGTCGCAATCCCCTGATCGTGGATCAGCATATTTTGATAAACGCCTTCAAAGGATACCAAAAATTCTATTTCCTTGGAGGAAGTGCCAATTGGGGAAATATTCGTGGAGTTATTGCGAATAATATTCCTGATATGAAAATTTTTGAAGAGGGCATGTTTAAAACACCAAGTACAGATGTGTGGGGGATATCAGACTATCAACTTTTTAATGAAGTTCATGATCAGCTGAGTTCCCTGCCTCCAGATCAGTCTTTTTTTACCGTCGTACAGACAGCCGGATTTCATCGTCCCTATACGATACCGTCTGATCGCGGCGAATTTATGACCAAGGAACTAGGCAAAGAGGACCTGGCTCGATATGGACTTGTATCCAACGATGAATATAATTCTCTTCGCTTTTCGGATTACAGCTTGGGTCATTTTATGGAGATTGCGAAGAAGGCCCCTTACTACAACAACACTTTGTTTGTTATTATTGGCGATCACGGTCTGCCTGATCTCGATGCTGCCCATCTGTCTGAAGGCAGCCGATTGCACCACATCACCCGTTTTCACGTGCCTCTCTTATTCTTTCATCCGCGTTGGGATCATCCGGAGAAAATTGATACTTTTGCCACAGAGCCCGATGTTCTCGTCACAATCAGTTCTCTCACTGGACATAAAACTCTCGTCAGGAACTTCGGTCGGGATTTATGGGACCCCCGGCTCAAGGATCAGCGCTTTGCTTTTCATTATGTCTACTACAGGACTCCTCCCCATATTGCTCTTCTTGATAACCAGTATTATTTGTTGGCCGAACCCAATGCCGTTCAAGGGCTTTATGATTTGAGCGGAAAGACTCCCGGTCAAGATTTGAGAGCCACATTGAAAGACCGAGATCAGTGGATGTCTGATTTAACCTTCGGCCTTTACGAAACTGCTAAATATTTGCTTTACAACAATCCCAATCCTCTCAAGATCGGCGCCCCCAATTTTAAGAACAAAAAGTAG